A genome region from Meriones unguiculatus strain TT.TT164.6M chromosome 2, Bangor_MerUng_6.1, whole genome shotgun sequence includes the following:
- the Rlig1 gene encoding RNA ligase 1, which produces MSRLGSVQRKMPCVFVTEVKAEPSAKREHQPFKVLATETLSEKALDADVYNAVATEKVDGTCCYVTNYKGKPYLWARLDRKPNKQAEKRFKKFLHSKERSKEFLWNTEEDFKPVPESWIPAKEIEKQNGKPIPDENGHIPGWVPVEKSSKQYCWHSSVVDYESGIALVLRHHADDPALLEISAVPLSELLEQTLELIGTNINGNPYGLGSKKYPLHCLTPHGAFQVRNLPTLKHDDLLSWFEDCREGKIEGIVWHCGDGCLIKVHRHHLGLCWPLADTYMNSKPVVINMNLNKYDYAFDNECLFSRFSKIDKQKFARLKDIILDV; this is translated from the exons ccATTTAAAGTTTTGGCAACTGAAACTCTAAGTGAAAAGGCGTTAGATGCAGATGTATACAATGCAGTTGCAACAGAAAAAGTGGATGGAACATGTTGCTATGTTACTAACTACAAAG GTAAGCCCTATCTTTGGGCTCGACTGGATAGAAAACCTAACAAGCAAGCtgagaaaagatttaaaaaatttctaCATTCCAAAGAAAGGTCAAAAG AGTTTCTTTGGAACACCGAGGAAGATTTCAAGCCTGTCCCAGAATCCTGGATACCagcaaaggaaatagaaaaacagaACGGGAAGCCAATACCTGATGAAAACGGACACATTCCTG GTTGGGTGCCAGTAGAAAAGAGCAGCAAGCAATACTGCTGGCACTCATCTGTAGTGGATTATGAATCTGGGATTGCCCTGGTACTAAGGCACCATGCTGATGACCCTGCACTTTTGGAAATTAGTGCTGTGCCTCTGTCAGAGCTTTTAGAACAAACCCTGGAACTGATAGGAACAAATATCAATGGAAACCCATACG GACTAGGAAGCAAAAAATACCCATTACATTGTCTTACACCACATGGAGCATTCCAAGtcagaaatctgcctacactGAAACATGATGACCTGCTGTCCTGGTTTGAAGACTGCAGAGAGGGTAAAATTGAAGGGATTGTATGGCATTGCGGTGATGGCTGTTTAATTAAG GTCCATCGCCACCATCTTGGTCTATGCTGGCCACTTGCTGATACTTACATGAATTCCAAGCCAGTTGTTATTAACATGAACCTGAACAAATATGACTATGCCTTTGATAATGAGTGCTTGTTTAGTCGGTTTTCAAAAATAGATAAACAGAAATTTGCTAGGCTCAAAGATATAATACTTGATGTATAA